From Microbacterium sp. LWH7-1.2:
GAGTACGAAAGGGTCGCGCCGGAGGTGTAGTCGACGACCAGGGCGAGGTTGTCCTCGATCGTGATGCCCTCGCCGAACACGTCGCGGTCGCGCAGGTACCCGTCGTGCTGCTCGGCGTCCAGGTACAGCGCCTTCAGGCGCTCGTCGCCGCGGAGGTCGAGTTCGAAGGCATCGCCGCCGTCGTGCGTGCCGCGGGCCGGACGCTCGCCGAGGCCTCGTGCCGCGGCGTTGCCGGCACCGTAGAAGCGCAGACCGCCGGAGGCGAACACCCGGCGCGGGGCGGAGCGGATCCACCAGTTCACGAGATCGAAGTGGTGGCTGGCCTTGTGCACCAGCAGGCCGCCCGAGTGCTGCTTCTCGCGGTGCCAGCGGCGGAAGTAGTCCGCGCCGTGCTGGGTGTCGAGCACCCACGAGAAGTCGACGGACGTGACTTCGCCGATCGCGCCGTCCTGGATGACCTGGCGAAGCGCCGAGTTGCGCGGCGAGTACCGGTAGTTGAACGTGATGACGACCGCGCGGCCGGTGCGGTCGATGGCGTCCTCGATCGCCGCGGCGGAGGGTCCGTCGATGGTGAGCGGCTTCTCGACGACGACGTCGGCGCCGGCATCCAGCGCCCGCACGATCAGTGGCGCGTGCAGGTCGTCCCGGGCGCAGATCACGACGCGCTCCACTGTCTGCTCGCGCACCATCGTCTCGAGGTCGTCGGGTGCGTAGACGGCCGGCGCAGAGAACCCTGCCTCGACCACCCGGTCGACGTAGTACTGCGCTCGCACCGGGTTCGGCTCGCAGATCGCGACCAGCACGGCGTCGTCGGCGTATCGGCCGATGATCGCGTCGACGTACATCTGGGCGCGGTGTCCCGCGCCGACGAGGGCATACCGGCGGTGGCTCATGCGACTCCTCAGGAAACGTTTTCTCAGGATAGCAGTGTTGCGGGGAAGCGTTCGCTGAAGTCCCGGATCGCGAAGAGGTGCTGTTCAGCGCGACGTGTCGCGCTGCCAGGTGATGGTGACTTTGAAGTTCGCCTGCACCGCCGTCGACGCGATCACGGCGCCGAGGTCCGCCGACATCTCGATCCCGAACTCGACGGTGACCTCGCTCGGCGGGTGGGGGCCCGAGCGGGCCGCATCGAGGACGGCGGTCGCCGCGGGCTGGACCCGCTGCACCACCGTCTCGAACGACTCGCTCGCCTGAGTGACCACCGCCTCCGAGACGCGACCGCGCAGGACCGGCCCATACGGGTCGTGACCTGCGCCCGGCCCGACAGAGGCGACCACCACCGACCCGCCCTCGCTCAACGGGAACTCCACCAGATTCGCGACCATGCCCGCCCTCCCTACTGATTCAGCGTCACGACAGCGCCGAACTCGCCGCTGTTGTTCTCGAGGTCGGTGTCGTTGATCCCGAGCATCAGGCCACCCTGCGCCGGACACACGTAGGTGGTGCCGGTCCCGACGGGGAACCGCTCGGGCGTCGTGTCGAGCCTTCCGATGACCGCCCCCGTGTTGGCGTCGGGGAGGACGCGGGCCTCGGGCCGTTCCCCGGCTGGCAGCCCGTCCGGGCCGATCTGCGAGTCGGCCGTCTCGTCGAGCCAGCCGCGCCCGGTCACCTCGATCACGAACTCGTCGCCGAGGGTGCAGTAGAGCCCGACGTCGACCCAGTCGACGTCGAGAGGGACGGCGAGTTCGGCCGTGCTCGGCTGATCGCCGGACCCGCCGGACCCGCCGGGGTCGCGACCGAACGGAATCAGCGAGAGAGCGGTGACGACGCCGCCGATCGCGAGCACCCCCGCCGCACCCGCGAGCGCCCAGCGCCGCCACGTCGGCCGACGCGCCGGGCGTTCCACAGCGGCGGTGGTCGAGGGCGGTACCGGTACCGCTCTGTCGGCCGATGCCCGTGTCGACGCCGGCTGCGCCGGCGCTGGAGCGGCGCCCCGCGGGCGACCGGTCGCGTCGGCGGGTGCGGGCGATCGCGGCTGGGCGCTGTGGTCCGTCGGCACCGGTCCCAGATCGAACAGCTGGGCGTCGCCGCGGAGGTAGAGCACGGGAGTGACCCATTCGAGGGTTCCGCGACCTGCGCCGAGGATGCCGATCCGGCCGCTGCGCACCGCCTCGTCGATGCCGCGGTTGTGGGCGAGCGCCGTGTAGAACCCCCGCGAGAAGGCGAGAGCAGCGTCATCGCTGATCGAGAACTGCATGGCGGCGACCGCGTGTATGCCGCTGCGCGCGAGTGCGGCTGCGGTTCCCGAGAACAGATCCGTCGGCCCGCCGGTGCCCGACTGGCAGGAATTGAGCACCACGAGGCGGGGGGTCGGCTCGGCTTCGTCCAGCAGGTCGGCGAATGCCGAAGCCGTCACATAGTCCGCCCGGCCGTCGCGACCCACGAATGCCAGAACACCCTCGTCGGTCGCCGTGTCGTACGCGCCGTGACCGATGAAGTGCAGCACGTGCCACGCTCCCTCGAGCAGCTTCGTGTGCAGGCCGTCCCACGTGAGGTCCTCGAGCCAGCTCAGCTCGACGCGCCCGTCGTCGATGTGGGGCCCGAGCGCCTGCTCGAGCCGCTCGCGCTCCACCTCCACATCGAGCAGCGGAAGACCGCGCGGCGACGAGATCATGCCGAGAACCCGGAGGGGCGGCGCGATCCGGAGGACGGGCGTGTGCGCCGCAGGCACGTTCCGGACGAGCGGCTCCTTGCGGCAGAGGTACCGGTCGGTGTCGGCGTCGTACAGCGCCTCCCACGGCAGTGCGGCGAGTCCGGGCGCCGTGAGGCGCAGGGAGACCTGCACGCTGAGCCCCCGCTCCGAGGCGACGGCGAGGCTCGTGCGGTACGCCGTGCCGACGCTCCCAGCGAACGCCGCATCGAAAAGCCGCCGGCCGACGTCCTGCAGCACCGCTTCGGTGTCGGACATCACCCGTCGGGCCGACACGGCCGACGACAGCACGCTGGCCTCGAGCAGCGGCCGCCGATCCACGAGCTCATCGAGATCGAGGTGGAAGGTCTCGGCCGGCTCGCCCCCGCCGACCGATCGCAGCACGCGCGCGACGTACGAGCCCGGCTCGGGTCCGGGCCCGATCTCCAGCTCCATCACGGCGGGGTCCATTTGCGCTCATTGTCCCGCCGCGCGTACTCCCGCAACAGTGGGCTCAGGCCGGCGCAGGGCCCGTCGTGCCGCGGATGGTCAGCTCGGGGAGGACGATCAGCGGATGCCCCGGCTCCGTGCCCTCGAGCAGCTCGCGCATGCGTGCCCACGCCTGCACGCCGAGCTCCGACGCAGGCACGGCCGCGGTCGTCAGCGGGGGAGTCGTGTACCGCGCGAACGGGATGTCGTCGAACCCCACGATCGAGAGGTCGCCGGGAACGCGGCATCCGTCCGCCTGCACCGCGCTCAACAGGCCCATCGCCACGAGGTCGTTGAAGGCGAGCGCGGCCGTGGCTCCCGACGCCAGCACCGCGGCACCTGCCGCAGCGCCCGCTTCGAAGTCGACGCCGCACGGGATCTCGGCGACCTCAGTGTCGGGGTTCTGCGCGACGAACGACGCGATCGCCTCGAGGCGTGCGGTGTTCGCGACGCTGCCCGGCGCGCCGGCGAGGAAGACGATCCGCCGGTGCCCGAGCTCGTGGAGGTGGGCGAGCTGGGCGCCGAGGGCGGTGCGATAGTCCGCACGCACGTGCGGAACGCCGCCGGCGGCGCGGTTGATGAGCACGACCGGCCGGAGTCCACCGACGAGCCGGTCGAGCTCGTCCTGCGGCAGGCGCGGCGCACAAAGGATGACGCCGTCGGTACGCCGCCGGGTCGTGCCCGCCAGCACCCGCTCCTCCTCGACCGACTCCGCCGAGTCGGCGACGAGCACGTGGTAGTCGTCGGCCGCGGCGGCGCGGCTGAGCCCGCGCAGGATCGCCTGGAACGTCGGGTTGCCGAGGTCGGGAACGACCACCGCCACGGTCTGCGTCCGCCCGAGCACGAGGCTGCGCGCGACGGGACTCGCGGTGTAGTCGAGCTCGGCGGCGGCCTCCTTCACGCGCTCGGTGAGCGCGGGATCCACCGTGGGGTTGCCGTTCAGCGCCCGGGACACCGTCGACAGCGACACCCCCGCGCGCGCGGCGACGTCGGCGATGGTGACGTGCGTCGATCGGTCGGTGCGGGGCGGTCGAGGCATCCGTAAGTCTCCCTGGGTCTCGGCGCGCTCAGCCTACCCGGAAGCGTTTCCTCAGCCCCACAGCTGCCCGGCCGGAGGTGCCCCGCCCGGGGCAGCCGCCCGGTCAGCCGCGCGGCGGGGTGCTCCCGCGCAGGATCACCTCGAGCGGGAGCTGCGGCTCGGCCTCCCATTCCGGGTCGGTGGCGGCGTGCAGAGCGTGGTAGCCGAGATCCTCGAGGGGCACGCGCACCGTCGTCAGACCGGGACGGATGTCGCGACCCGTCGCGATGTCGTCGAATCCGGCGACCGCGATGTCGGCGCCGACCTGGCGTCCGGCGTCGCGCACGGCCGACATGATGCCGATCGCGACGACGTCGCTGATGCCGAAGATCAGCGTGCCTGCGGGTACGTCGCCCTGGAGCAGCTCCGACGCGGCCGCGTAGCCGGCGTCCCGGGTGAACCCGGCGCGACGGACCTCGCGCACCGTGCCGCCCGCATCCGTGAAGCCCTCGCTGAAGCCCTGGACGCGGTCATCGGAGGTGCGGATCCCCTCGGATGCCGCGAGCACGATCGCGTCGCGGTAGCCGAGGCCGGCGAGCCGGCTGCCGAGTGCCGCCGCACCCCCGCGGTTGTCGATGGCGACCGAACGCGCGGTGCCCCCGCCGGGACCGACGACGACGACGCGGCCGCCCATGTTCGAGAACGCCTCGAGCTCACCCTGGAGCCCGGCGGCGTCAGGGCCCTCCACGCGGGAGGCCGCGAGGATGAGGCCGCGGGGCCGTTGTCCGCGGAGGGCCCGCACCAGTCTGACCTCGCGCTGCGGATCGCGTTCCGTGATCGCGATCGTGACGACCAGGCCGGCCTCGTCGGCGCCTCGCGCGACGCCCGAGGCGAGCTGGCCGAAGTAAGGGTCGGCGATGTCGGCGACCAGGAGCGCGACGATGGCGGCGGTGCCTCGCGCGGTGGCCTGGGCGGAGAGATTGGCCGTGTAGCCGAGCTTCTCGGCTGCGGTCTCGACGCGCTCGCGGTAGCTCTCGGCCACCTTCCGCGTCGAGCCGTTGAGCACCCGCGACGCGGTGGCGAGCGAGACCCCGGCCTCGCGCGCGACATCGTGGAGGGTGGCGGCGCCTCGGGTAGGCGCGATCATGTCGCTCACAGGCCAGAGTCTAGAGCCTGTGTCCGGTTCCGGCGATAGATTGGCAAGCGATTTCCCTGTCGTTTTCCCCAGTTGAGGAACCACATGCCCCGGCTGCCGGTGCGCATCGATGGCGCGGGGGCGGTGACCCCGCGGCTGCGCGAGGTGCGGCTGCTGTCCGCGGCATCCGACCGCTGAGCAGCCTCGGCCGCGCGCCGGCAACGACGAAGCGCCCGCGGGGGCCAAGAACCCCGCGGGCGCTTCGAGCTGGATGCGTCGTCAGCCGGCGACGCGGGCGCGAAGGTGGGGCGAGACGGATGCTGCGAACCCGGCGGCCGTGCGCTGCACGGCGACGAGCGGGTCGGTCGCCCAGATCTCCTCGTTGAAGATCTCGACCTCGATGTCGCGGTCGTAGCCGGTCGCCTCGACGGCGCGGGTCAGCGACGCGAAGTCGATGACGCCGTCGCCCGGGTAGTGGCGGCTCAGCAGCGGGTCGGCGGCCAGCGGCGTCTTCCAATCGCACACCTGGTACGTCGCGATGCGGCCCTCTCGGCCCGCGCGCTCGATCGACGACAGCACGTCCGGGTCCCACCAGATGTGGAACGTGTCTACGGTCGCGCCCACGACGGCCGGGTCGAAGTCGGCGGCGATGTCGAGCGCCTGCCCGAGCGTCGAGACGACGCACCGGTCGGACGCGTACATCGGATGCAGCGGCTCGATGGCAAGCGTCACGCCCGCGGCCGCGGCATCCGGAGCCAGCTCGCCGATGGCGTCGCGCACGCGCTCGCGCGCGCCGACCAGGTCGCGGGAGCCTTCGGGCAGCCCGCCGGCCACCAGCACGAGGACCGCGGTCGAGCCCTCGGCGCCCGCGGCGGCGAGCGTCGCGGCCTCCTCGATCGCGACGCGGTTGTCGTCGATGGACGCGCGGCGTGCCGGGCCTTCGGGCATCGTGAAGAAGCCCGAGCGGCAGTGCGTCGTGAAGCGCAGGCCCGAGTCGGTCAGCATCGATGCGGCCGTCGCGAGTCCCACCTCCTGCACCGGTTCACGCCACAGGCCGATCGCCCGCACGCCCGCCTCGGCGGTCACGCGCAGCGCGGTCGCGAGGTCGGCGTACTTGATCGTGGCCTGGTTGATGGAAAGGCGCGGGTCGACGGCGCTCATGCGCGCCCTTCCTTCTGAAGCGTGTCCCGATTTCCACCGCATACGGGGGTGCTCAGCGAGCGATTGTGGGACATGAAGGCGAAAGATCGGGACACGGATGCCTCGGACCCGGCGCTCACGCGATCACCCCCGGAACATCGATGCCGTTGTGGCGCAGCATCCCGTGCCAGCGGATGGCGGCGAGCTCGGGACGCTCGAAGGCGAGCGACGCGTTGGCGAGCTCGACGATGCGCGACAGGTGCGGAAGGCTCCGCGCCGAGTGCAGGCCGCCGACCATCTGGAACGCCGGCTGGTGGCCGTTCAGCCACGACAGGAACGCGACGCCGGTCTTGTAGTAGAACGTCGGTGCGGCGAACACCTGGCGGCTGAGCTCTTCGGTCGGGCCGAGGATCTCGAGATACCGTGCGGGGTCGCCGTCGTCGAGCGCCTGGATCGCCGCCGACGCCACCGGCGTGATCGCCGCGAAGGCGCCGAGAAGGGCGTCGGAGTGCTGGCGCGGGCTCTCGGCGCTGCGCTCCGGCTGGGTCGCCTCGGGCACGTCCTGACCGCCGATGAGGCCCACGTAGTTGAAGTCGTCGCCGGTGAACATGCGCACGCCTTCGGGCAGGCGCTCGCGCACGGAGACCTCGGACGCGGCGTCGAGCAGGCTCATCTTGACGCCCGCGACCTTGTCGACGTTCTCCTCGATGATCTCCCGCAGCACAGCCGATGCGTCGCGCCAGTCGGGGGAGCCGAAGTAGCCCTCGAGCACCGGGTCGAACGCCGTGCCGAGCCAGTGCAGCACGACCGGTACGGTCGCCGACTGCAGCACCTCGCGGTAGACGCGGCGGTAGTCGTCGGCCGATTCGGCGACGCGCGCCAGGTGGCGCGACGCCATGAGCACGGGGCCCGCGCCCTGCTCCTCCGTGAAGTGGAGCTGCTCCTTGTAGGCGTCGATGACATCCTGCAGCGAGATGCGCTCGGCCTCGACGTGGTCGGTGTTGACCCCCACCACGACCGAGCCGCCCTCCTCACGGGCGACCTCGGCCGACCGCGCGATGAGGTCACGCGTCGCGGCGGCGTCGAGGCCCATGTTGCGCTGGGCGGTGTCCATGGCGTCGGCGACGCCGAGACCCCACGAGTACACGGCGCGGCGGAAGTCCAGAGTGGCGTCCCAGTCGATCTCGGCCGGCTGACCCGGGGTGTTGTCGGCCCAGGTCTTCGGCACGACGTGTGCGGCGGCGTACGCCACGCGGCTCTGGAGCGGGCCCTCGGGCTTGGTGTAGCCCGGTGACTCGTTCAGCCCCACGGCCGAGAGCGCGCCGTCGCCTGCGAGAAGTGTGAGCTTCGGCATCCTGATCAGTCCAGCGACAGCGTGGGCAGCTCGACCTTGCGGCCCTCGCGGCTCGACTCGAGGCCCGCCTCGGCCAGCAGCACGCCGCGCGCGCCCGACAGCAGGTCGAACTCGTACGGGGTGTCGAGCACGTACGACTCGAGGAACTCCTCCCACTGCTGGCGGAAGCCGTTCTGGAACACGTCGTTCGTGGGGACTTCGGCCCAGTCGGCGTCGTAGTCGTGGTCGTCGGCCAGGTCGGGGTTCCACACCGGCTTCGGGGTGGCGTTGCGGTGCTGGATCTTCGCGCCGAAGAGACCCACCACGGCGGAGCCGTGCGTGCCGTCGACGTGGAACTCGACGAGCTCGTCGCGGTTCACGCGCACGGTCCACGACGAGTTGATCTGCGCGACGATGTCGCCCTCGAGCTCGAAGATGCCGTAGGCGGCGTCCTCGGCGGTGGCGGTGTAGTGCTCGCCCTTCTCGTCCCAGCGGTCGGCGATGTGCACGGCGGCCTGCGCGTAGACGGTCTTGACCTCGCCGAACAGGTTCTCGAGCACGTAGTTCCAGTGCGGGAACATGTCGACGATGATCCCGCCGCCGTCTTCGGCGCGGTAGTTCCACGACGGGCGCTGCGCGGGCTGCCAGTCGCCCTCGAACACCCAGTAGCCGAACTCGCCGCGCACCGAGAGGATGCGGCCGAAGAAGCCCGAGTCGATGAGGCGCTTCAGCTTCTGCAGGCCGGGGAGGTAGAGCTTGTCGTGCACGACACCGGTCTTGACGCCGGCCTCCTGCGCGAGCTTCGCGAGCTCGAGGGCCTCGTCGACCGTCTCGGCCGTCGGCTTCTCGGTGTAGATGGTCTTGCCGGCGGCGATCGCCTTGCGCAGCGCCGACGCGCGGGCCTTGGTGACGAGGAAGTCGGCGTAGATCTCCCAGCGCGGGTCGGCCAGGGCGGCGTCGAGGTCGGTCGTGTAGTCCTCGATGCCGTGCTTCGCGGCGAGCTCGGCGAGCTTGGCCTCGCTGCGGCCGACCAGGAGCGGCTTCACGGTGACCTTGGTGCCGTCGGCGAGCTCGATGCCGCCCTGCTCGCGGATCGCGAGGATCGAGCGCACCAGGTGCTGGCGGTAGCCCATCCGGCCCGAGACGCCGTTCATGATGATGCCGATCTCACGCACGGTGGGACGGGCGGATGCCTCAGCGGAGGCCGGGGCCAGTGTCGTGTCGGTCATGAGGTCCTGCTTTCTGCTCTGAAGGCTGTGGGCACCCGGATTCCGGCATCGGTGACCGGACCATCGGGTAAGCGCTTTCCAACAGTGTGCCATGCGATCGGCTGCTGCGCAAGCGCTTTCCGGCGGCGTCCGTTCGGCGTCGGATCAGGCGCGCAGCAGCCTGCAGCCGTGTGGCTCGAGCGTGATCCGTACGACGGAGCTGCCGGGGGCGACGCTGCGGGCGGCATCGGATTGTTCGTGGACGGCTTCGATGGGAACGGATGCCGCGTCCCAGATGTCGGTGACGGTGGCCGGTGCCGGTCCGAGGCCGAGGGAGCGGGTGTCGAACGGCACCTCGCGTGCTTCGTCGGCGGTGTTGAACACGGCGACCCAGCGGGTGTCGCCGCGCTCGGCGGTCCAGACCACGAGGTCGTGCTCGCGCAGCAGTTCGCGGTTGCCGGTGGAGTCGCGGAGGATCTCGAGCACGTCGTCGTTGGTGAACAGGGCGATCGTCTCGGGCGCGCTGGTCGGCAGGTCGCCGCCGATCATGAGCGGGGAGCGCGCCATCACCCACAGTGTGACGAGCGATCGGCGCTCGGGGAGGGTGAGTGCGCCCTCGCGGGGCTCGCCGCGCTCGGCGCGGATGCCGATGCGGCCGAGGGGCAGCATGTCGGCGTCCGGCCAGCCGTCGGGTCCGGCCAGCGGCGCCCAGCGGGCGAGACGGGCGAAGTTGGCGTGGACGTCGTCCCACCGGTCCCACAGGTCGTCGCAGATGCGCCACATCGTGGCGTGGCCGCGAAGGTGCTCCAGGTGTGCGGCCGACAGGTCGCGGCCGGGCGACAGCGACAGCGCGATGTGTCGCGGCGCGGTGTCGATCGCCGCCGAGAGGGCTTCGATCTCGGCGGCCTGATACGGCCACAGCATGTCGTCGGCCTTGATGAAGTCGACGCCCCACTGCGCGTACTGGTCGGCGAGCGAGCGGTAGTAGGCCGCCGCGCCGGGCGCGCGGTGGTCGAGCCCGAGGTAGTGCGGATTCCACTCGCAGACGTTCGTCGGGTCGGAGATCTGCGCGGCCGTCGCCTCGGCGCCCCGCACGGGCAGGTCGCGATCGACCGCGATCCGCGGGATGCCGCGCATGATGTGGATGCCGAACTTCAGGCCCAGCTCGTGGATGCGTGCGGCGAGCGGCCCGAATCCGGCGCCGCCCGCGGAGCTCGGGAACCGGACCGGGTCGGGCTGCACACGCCCGTACTCGTCGATCACCAGCGGGGCGGACTCGTTGTAGCCGTGCGCGCGGGCGGTGGGATCGGCCCAGTCGATGTCGACCACGATCGTGTCCCACCCGTGGCGGAGCAGGTGCGCGGCCATGAACTCGGCATTCGCGAGCACCTCCGCCTCGGTCACCGTCGTCCCGTAGCAGTCCCAGCTGTTCCACCCCATCGGCGGAGTGGGCGTCTTGTGCAGCGTCATCGCCGTCTCGTCTTCCTGTCGTGCTGGTATCAGCGGATCTCGCGCCACAGGGCGCGCTGGTCTATGCGGGCGTCGTCGAGCTCCGAGAGCCCGTCGGCCGACGCCGCGAGCCGGGCCGCGGCGTCGACCGGCAGATGCACGCCGGTGTCGCGGCGCAGCGGAAGGATGCGCACCTCGACGCGGGCGTGGGGCGCCGCCCCGATGTCGTGGAGGTTCGCGACGAGCTCGGAGCCGTCCCAGAACCGGTCGGTCGCGGTCACACCGTCGACGCGCAGCTGCGCGACGTCGCCCGCCCACCGCACGCGCAGCACGGCGTCGGCGTCGAGCCCTGCGGGGATGTCCACGCGGTACACGGCCGCATGGGCGTCGAGCACCGCGTCGTCGGGCGCCGCCTGCCGGCCGTCTCGCGAACCGTAGTCTCCGGACGGCAGGGTCGACGCACGCACGCGACGGACCGAGACGGATGCCGCGACCCCGGCGCCGTCCGCATGCTCCCAGTCCGGGGTGAGCCAGGCGCCGTCGACGTACTCCCGCACGTCGGGGGTGTCACCGCTCCCACGCACCGATACTCGGCCCACGGCATCCCACGTGACTTCGCCGGAGCCGACGAACAGTCGCCGTCCGCCCGCGGCGGCGTCGACGACCCACACGCGAGCGGCGTCCGTGGCGGGGAGCACGAGCACGTCGAGGGTCGCGCCGTCCGCCTCTTCGATCCGCGCCGGCGCCGTGCCCGGCGTCACCGCGTACGCGACACCGTCGTGTGCGACCTCCACACAGATGCCGGCGTCCTCGAGCAGCACGAGCGTCGGCGGAGTCCTCGCCGACCCCGGAAGCACCGTCACCGCCGAGGCCGTGGCCCAGTCGACCGTCACGCCCGCGACCGGGAATCCGAGCGGCCAGCGGGCGAGGGTGCCGGCCGGGATGTCGACCGGCGCGCTCGGCACCTCGACCGGGCCGTGGCTCGTGTCGATGCGGAAGCGTGCGCCGAGATACGTCGGCAGCGGCACGTGCGGCTGATGCCACCCGATGAAGACGAACCCCGAGTCGTCCTCGGCGCGGACCGCCCAGCGGAGGGTCTCGGAATCCTCGACGCCCGAGGGGCGCGGATCGGGCAGATGCGACGGCATCGGTGCGAGCCGCTCGCCGAACGCCTCGACGAACGCGTGCTGCAGGCGCAGCGCCGCATGGCTCGGCGCCGTGCGGCCGGCCTCGCCGACGGGCGCGTGGAAGTCGTAGCTCAGCCGCGTCATGTCGTTGGGGTAGCCGGTGGCCTGCGTCTCCTCGAGACCGGGCCCGGGGTTCGTGCCCCCGGCATACATGTAGTACCCCTGCCACGCCGACCCGCTGCCCAGCTTGGCGTGCGCAACGGCCGCGATGTCGACCGCGTCCGGACGCGGGCGGCGGTGGTACGCCGTGGCCATGCCGCCGCCGAGCTCGCACGTCGCCGCTGGGAACCATGCCGAGAGCTCGGAACCCGCGAC
This genomic window contains:
- a CDS encoding beta-galactosidase yields the protein MLRADVTGQPRAELRPAMANTEDARAGLALTSRTLLRDGRPWLPVSGELHYTRVPRERWTERLRLMRAGGISVVSTYVPWLHHEPVRGQARFDGRYDVGAFVDAVRAEGLEIVLRIGPWVHGEMRNGGLPDWVQHAPVRHRTDDPAYLDLVREWFERIGAALDGRCRPDTVLGIQLDNELYDQPGHLVTLKRLARGAGLSAALWTATAWGGADLPDPEVLPLWGVYGDGFWVDPGEPWDPTFRAHFFFSDAWDDPGIGADVRATDAAGPGSSTVAGSELSAWFPAATCELGGGMATAYHRRPRPDAVDIAAVAHAKLGSGSAWQGYYMYAGGTNPGPGLEETQATGYPNDMTRLSYDFHAPVGEAGRTAPSHAALRLQHAFVEAFGERLAPMPSHLPDPRPSGVEDSETLRWAVRAEDDSGFVFIGWHQPHVPLPTYLGARFRIDTSHGPVEVPSAPVDIPAGTLARWPLGFPVAGVTVDWATASAVTVLPGSARTPPTLVLLEDAGICVEVAHDGVAYAVTPGTAPARIEEADGATLDVLVLPATDAARVWVVDAAAGGRRLFVGSGEVTWDAVGRVSVRGSGDTPDVREYVDGAWLTPDWEHADGAGVAASVSVRRVRASTLPSGDYGSRDGRQAAPDDAVLDAHAAVYRVDIPAGLDADAVLRVRWAGDVAQLRVDGVTATDRFWDGSELVANLHDIGAAPHARVEVRILPLRRDTGVHLPVDAAARLAASADGLSELDDARIDQRALWREIR